Genomic window (Dyadobacter fanqingshengii):
AAAGAGGTTATCAATGTAACGCTCGCTCCCGACGTAAGTGCGTTGAAAGAAGTGGTTGTAGTGGGTTATGGAACGCAGGAAAAGAAGGACGTTACGGGCGCGGTTTCATCGGTAAAGGGTGCTGATTTTCAAAATCTGCCTTCCGGTGGTGCGCAGCAAGCATTGCAGGGTCGTGCTGCGGGTGTGAACATTGTCCGTAATGGGGGCGCTCCTGGTGACGCCGGTTCTATCCAGATCCGCGGTTTTGGAACGGTTAACAACTCTTCACCATTGGTTGTCATTGATGGGATCCCGTCCGGCAACATGAATGATGTGAACCCGAACGACATTGAATCCATTGAAATCCTGAAAGATGCTTCTGCATCAGCCATTTATGGAACCAGGGCAGCAAACGGCGTTATCCTCGTTACAACCAAACGTGGAAAGTTCGACGCTCCTTTATCGGTTACTGTGAATGCTTATCTGGGTGTGACCAATCGAATCAAATCCCTGGATGTGCTTACAGCGCCTCAGTTGGCTGAAATGAAGCAAAAGGCATACACAAATGACGACTTAGATATTCCGGCAATTTGGGAAGACAAACAATATCAGAACCAACTGACCAACTGGCAGGAAGAACTTTTAAAGCAGGGCGTTACCCGCAATTACGACGCATCACTGCGCGGTGGCGGAAAATATTCAACTTTTGCGATTTCCGGAGGTTATTACAATGAGGACGGAATAATCGGAAAATCAAACTATACGCGGTATACATTTAGGATCAATTCAGACCATAAAGTGGGTTCGCGGATTAAAATCGGTCAGAATTTCCAGTATACCAACACGCATAATTCAGGTCCCGACACGCAATCTTCACAAACCGGCCTACTGTTCACCGCTATCCGCTTCCATCCTGGTTTGCCGGTCCGTAATGCCAATGGTTCCTATGGATCAACGGACGGATTGGGTGCTTTCGGAGACTTGAACAATCCCATTTTTACTGTTGATACGCAGGACAAAAACAATATACGAAACCGTTTTCTCGGCAATCTGACTGGTGAACTTGAAATTGTAAACGGATTGAAATTGCGTACAAACCTGGCCATGGACGCTACGTTTTCAGACAGCCAGACATTTGATATCAAGGTTAACGATCAGTTCCGCAAGAATTCTTACAATCAGTTGAGCGTTGGCCGTGACAAAACGTGGTCCTTCTTGCAGGAATATTTCCTTTCTTACGACAAGGCGTTTGGAAAAAATTCGCTCAGTGTGGTGGGCGGTTATACTTCGCAGACATTCAAAAGCATTTATGCCAATCAGTGGGGACGTGAGTTTGCCAGTGAAGACCCTTCGTTGCGTTACATGCAGTATGCGGGGATCATCGTTTCGGTTCCTTTGGCGAATGGAGGCAACGGCGGCCGCAGTTATGATGCGCTTGGATCGTGGTTTGGAAGGGTGAATTATTCTTTCAATGATCGCTATCTTTTCACGGCAACCATGCGTAGCGACGGGTCTTCCAAGTTTGCTCCCGGCAATCAGTGGGGTGTTTTTCCTGCATTCTCGTTGGGTTGGAGGCTTTCAGAGGAAGACTTTTTCAAAAATGCATTGCCTATATTCAGCAATTTCAAGCTGACGGGCGGCTGGGGACAATTGGGTAACCAGAATGTAGCTTCCCTGCAATATCTGGCCTTGATCAACTCCACTTTCCGTTATGCATTTGGCAACGGCGGTGTGCAAAATCAGGTTTCGGGCGCTGCGCAAAGCAGGCTGGCCAACTTGAACATTGGTTGGGAAACGGCGGAAATGAGCAACTTCGGGCTGGAAGCAGGTTTATTTAAAAACAGCCTTTATTTGTCTGCAAACTACTTTATTAAGGATACCAAGAAAATGCTGCTTGCGCCACCATCTGTCGGCACAATCGGAAGCGCGACTATTCCGGATCAGAATGTTGGACAGCTTAGAAATCAGGGTTTGGAACTGGAAGCCTCTTACAAACATACAATTGGTGACGTAACATTCAACGTAAGCGGTAACGCGACTTTTATCAAAAACAAAATCACCAAACTGGCAACGCCTGGCGGCTTTCTGGCAACACAACTTTACGGAAGAGGTCAGCAAGAGATCGTGAGGACGTATGAAGGACAGCCATATGGCACTTTTTATGGCTATCAAACTGACGGTATTTACCAAAATGCA
Coding sequences:
- a CDS encoding TonB-dependent receptor, with the translated sequence MHKKIPLKRVVYKVMSTTAKQLIIAILCCGISFAHTLHGQELLNKDISLKVESLEVKRVLQMIEKQADVKFVYSTSSIQGSQNTNLKEVKGSLDKVLDQLLTPLNVSYEVVGNSRILLRKKPQAPTGNEQTLQNQGITAERNITGKVLDEKGAGLPGVNILLVGSQQGTSTNENGDYRIAVPDQNATLKFSFIGYVSQEVVVDKEVINVTLAPDVSALKEVVVVGYGTQEKKDVTGAVSSVKGADFQNLPSGGAQQALQGRAAGVNIVRNGGAPGDAGSIQIRGFGTVNNSSPLVVIDGIPSGNMNDVNPNDIESIEILKDASASAIYGTRAANGVILVTTKRGKFDAPLSVTVNAYLGVTNRIKSLDVLTAPQLAEMKQKAYTNDDLDIPAIWEDKQYQNQLTNWQEELLKQGVTRNYDASLRGGGKYSTFAISGGYYNEDGIIGKSNYTRYTFRINSDHKVGSRIKIGQNFQYTNTHNSGPDTQSSQTGLLFTAIRFHPGLPVRNANGSYGSTDGLGAFGDLNNPIFTVDTQDKNNIRNRFLGNLTGELEIVNGLKLRTNLAMDATFSDSQTFDIKVNDQFRKNSYNQLSVGRDKTWSFLQEYFLSYDKAFGKNSLSVVGGYTSQTFKSIYANQWGREFASEDPSLRYMQYAGIIVSVPLANGGNGGRSYDALGSWFGRVNYSFNDRYLFTATMRSDGSSKFAPGNQWGVFPAFSLGWRLSEEDFFKNALPIFSNFKLTGGWGQLGNQNVASLQYLALINSTFRYAFGNGGVQNQVSGAAQSRLANLNIGWETAEMSNFGLEAGLFKNSLYLSANYFIKDTKKMLLAPPSVGTIGSATIPDQNVGQLRNQGLELEASYKHTIGDVTFNVSGNATFIKNKITKLATPGGFLATQLYGRGQQEIVRTYEGQPYGTFYGYQTDGIYQNASEIDDDANIANDPRRTDGQIVPGDVRFVDLNNDGIVDDEDRTIIGSPQPKINYGFSAGANYKGFDFTLFFIGVGGVNIYNADRMQGLDASYPFNLYADALNSWDGEGSSNTIPRMSINNANRNFRPSDLFVEKGDYLRLKNMTLGYAIPKNAISKLKMSQARVYVTGQNLLTFTKYTGLNPELGYVGSGGSYNQLNVDYAQYPLARTWTIGATISF